In Glycine max cultivar Williams 82 chromosome 15, Glycine_max_v4.0, whole genome shotgun sequence, the DNA window AAATTGAAACACCAAGACATTCAATTTCGATTAAAATTCAACTCaaccaataaattaaaaaaaaaaaacaattaaccaAGACTGAGTAAACATTGTATAGGAAAAACCATAGACCTTTTAACAATGGGCATGTTATAGAAGGcaatattgatgtccttgtcagGGCTATCGTCGGACACAAGTGATGGCTTGAGATCCATAACAAACCGCTTGCAAGCGTTCTTCAAATAAGGTTCAAATCTACAATAATAAACACAGAAAACAAGTCTCAGTGCTCCAAAttctcaaaaaattattttagggttttgaGAGATAAATAGAAACCTCAAGTATTCATCGGAGATGGTTTGCTGGAGGAGGTCGCTGAATCTGATGACGTGGTCGAAATCGATGAACATGGTGTTGGATTCATTGCTCTTCATCAATTCGATCTCCGCTTCGTAATAAAGTTCGTTCCGCTGGCTACTAGACTTGAAGCTGCTAATTCCGCTACAatgttagttatttattttaaacgtgaaaaaagaaagaacaagaagacAGTGACGAAGAAGAGAACCTTTTGAGGAAATCAAGGAAAGCGTTCTCAACCCTAACGGCTTTCTCGTCGACCATGAAGCCGCCGTATGCTTCCATTGCTGCTTCtgctctctctcttcttcttctcgcaGAAACGCCAAACCCTAACCTCTTGACGCGGAATTTGGGTTCTCTGAGGTGTTGTCTCGCTCTAACTAATGCTACTCTTACTCTGTGGCGGGAAATGTATAAAGGGAACCAACGTCTTCCCGCCAAAACTTCTCCTTTGTGGGCCTATTTGGGCTCATCTATCCATCCGCTATCattattgttttgtttaatcAATGGTTGAAACAAATGGTGACCACCAATATTTATGCGTATAAAATCTGTTATGAAATAGAGGGATTTGTTATTAGCTCTACAACTTTTACTATTTGCCTCTATCATTTGGTGAAAAGTCTCTTTTGTTCTCACGTTCAAATTCTCCACCCCTCCCTCTTCACCCTCCTTTCCTAGCACCTCCCACCATCTCTTCCCCCTCTTTGCACACAAGGCCCCATCCTTCTCCTTCTCAATCCCTCTCCTCCTTCCCTTCCCTTTCCAACTAGGGGTGGGTAAGCGAGCTGGCCCGTTCTTCGTAAGGTTCACCCGCATTAGTAGCGGATTGAACCAGTCCGCCCTGCATTCTTACACGaaccaaataaattggtccaCTCCCGTCCCACGGACCCCGCGGGTCAAACGGGCCGATCCATGgacctaattttaaaagaatttcaatttcaataaaatataacacaatcaaattaagttcaatacaaatataaataaaatcttaacaaTTAGTCAagtacatcaataaaataaataatgtcttaacaaaagaaaatccaagcaataaatctaaaatatgaaacttaaacatctccaacaacaaatgatttcatatttgaagCAATAAAATCCTAATGCGGGCAACCCATGGACCTGCGGGTCAAACCCGCATAATTCGCGGGGTTAAGCAGGGTGGacccaaaaatatgacataaccatgaatcgtttaaaaaaaatggtccGCTACCCACGCAGACCGCGGGCCCGCAGGCCAGTCCATGGACTTGGGCTCGTTTACCCACCCTTATTCACCTTCTCTCTCCTTCCCAACATGTGTCTTTggtggtggttttttttttttttctggttatttcttactcaacaaaattataattctatTGTATATGTATCTACAACGgatttatgatttcatttttttgagaaaaaatatgtaattgaaTCGCAATTTTGTTGTGTAAAATCTGACACAATAAAATTGCgatttcattatatatttttcttgggGTTTGATaacttttaaatgttttttactatgcattttctataaatttttaactataaaaaaatgacaatcacacatcataaaataataataaaattaatgatatctCATCATTTAACGGTTCAAATTGATGAAAGGACTAAaactttggataaaaaaatttaattattttgatttactaacaaaaattttaagaattaaaataaaaaatatcaaaaaagtttaggaatgaaaaacataatttattctcAAAAACATTTGAGAGGACACTAAGTATAGTTAGTGGTGGACTTAGGTTTTTTCGTATGACTTAAATCTCTTTGAAAATTATTGATGTTTTGGTTATCTTATTCTAAATTTATTGATGTTATacaaattttaagttttattaattgtttatatatattcttattttttatttagaataatttttaaaaaatgttatacctGCAATTTAAGATACATTCCAACAAAATATATTCTATATtcaataaaagtattttaaactaaatatgatattttatatcaataaataaaagcattttaaaataaatatattaaaaccttatatttattaaatactccttaatataaatatatcaaccttaaacatcaataataattttatatggaaggtgatattttatttcaacaaatCATCATCCATACATCTATCCAAATAAGTATGATACTTGTTCATCACCATTCTTAAATGGCCCGAACCTTCTTCTCATTTCTTAATTAGTTGGTTCATAATAATTAACTCCAACATCATACTTTTCTACGAAAACTCCTGTTATTGGAATGTGGTCCACTGTGATCCAAGTTTAAATATGTTCTTATTTATGTAAGTTAgttgtaagtttatttttttaattttaatttttggtgtttttttatttataatttttgtaaatttatgtttttttaattttagtttctttgatattttaatttttatatttatactcTCACAAGTTCACATTTTCAGACACTTAAATTGAAATAacacaaatttatgaaaattaaaaataaaaaaatatcttatagtaaaaaaacatacaaagttacgagaattaaaattaaaaaaataaattaaaaaaatattaaactcatataaatcaaaaacatatttaaagttttaatttaataatccaAAAGATGTGGAAAAAAATGTAAGACTATACACTTGACACGTAAGAGTTACACGCAGAGGTGACAGATGGTTCACATTCACAGTGAAGGTGGCAAGCACTGAAAGCAACTGAATAACTTCAACTGATCTGTTTCAACCCTCAATTCGTCTCTTACATTCAAGGAGGTTACATAATCACTGTCCCCAACACATCACCATGAGTCCTTGTATTAAGATCAATACAAGTGAAATTGAATTCTTTGATCAATTAGAAGCTGGTGGAGAAGCATTAGCACATGCAGATCTAGTCTCTTCCATGGACAACACAACAATGCAGGTGCATGCAGATCAAAAGGGTAGCAGTAGCACTAAAAAGAGGTACATTAACATCAACATGCCCCTTTTTGTGATTAACTATGCATGTCTCTTTGTGGGTTCACTTTCTTCTAGTTTGCTCTCTAAGTACTATTTCACCCACAATGGTTCAAGTAGATGGGTTTCAACTTGGGTTCAAACCGCAGGATTTCCTCTTTTGATGATCCCAATTTGTGTTCCTTATCTCTTTAAATTCACCAAGAGGGTACCCTTCACTGATTTCACTCCAAGAATGTTGATTCTCTCAATTTCAATCGGTGttatgttaggattcaacaatcTTTTCTTCTCATGGGGAAATTCATACCTTCCCGTTTCAACCTCAGCCCTTTTGCTATCTTCCCAACTACTCTTCAACCTTCTCTTCTCTGTCATCATAGTGAAGCAAGAAATAACCTTTTCAAACGTGAATTGTGTGATCCTTCTCACCCTAAGTTCCATCCTCCTAGCCTTGGACTCTAGCCACGAGAGACCACAAGGGCTCACCCAAAAGAACTACTTCATTGGATTCTTTTGCACCATAGGCGCAGGCTTGATGTTTGCCTTGTACTTGCCACTGATGGAGAAGATTTACAAGAAGGTGAATTGCTACCAAATGGTGATGGAAATGCAAGTGATAATGGAGGCTGCAGCAACAGCATTGGCCATAGTTGGCATGACATGGGATGGTGGATTCTCTGAGATGAAGGTAGAGAGCCAAATGGTGTTTGACAAAGGAAGCAGAGTTTATTGGGTGACAGTGATGGGAAATGTGGTGACATGGCAGCTATGTTTCATGGGAACTGCAGGAATGGTGTTTCTGACATCTTCATTGACTGGGGGCATTTGCATGACATTTTTGTTGATCATGAATGTGTTAGGAGGGGTTGTGGTCTTCAGAGATGCATTTGGTGGAATCAAAGTTGTGTCCACTTTTCTCTGCATTTTGGGGTTCTGTTCTTATATTTGTGGCATCTACAAGTACAATCAAATGGGGGAACACAAATTAGCTCCAACCAGGAACAAGAATAGTAGTGATGATTCATCCACTGAGATGATCCACATTGTGAGTCGTTGAACTATATATTTGCATGTGTATAGTTTATAATGTCATCTTCGTGTAATTAGCTACATTGACCAAGACTATCAGTATCTATTCATATATGGGTCTTGCTAAATGCACTGATGAATAaagagtttaaaataaaaaattcaaaacaaaatgtcTTTATTGGAATATACATCGGGAATACCTTAGAAacacattatatataaattaatgataaattttattgatttttttttattcttttagacTCTGGTTAGCTCCAACCAGGAACAAGAGTAAAAAGGAGTCATCCACAGAGATGATCAACATCCTGACTTAGTGaactatctatctatatatatatatatatataatgtcatCCCAGTGTAATTAGCTAGATTGACAAGAGTACAAATCGGTAATTGTAGATGTCAAAATGTCAATATTCTCCTAGTTACATCTATTTAGATATCATGTACAGTcgaaaaattgttatatatagtgTATAAATTTATTCTTCAATTAATGAGCGTTTTTAAAATAGCATAAATTCATGAATGTGTGAaagattcattaaataaaccACGGCTAAATGTCAACAAAATGCTAAAGAAAAAcgtttctttttttcatatcaACTATCACATTATGTAAGAGTAAAGATTTCTAGGatcttattaaatataatatatgcaGCTACATATATCATCAACGCACGATTTTGTTTCCTATGTGAGAAATTTTTGTCTCCTTAGATGCATTCAAAAGTTAGCTCTCAgtagacatttttttaaaacctttgtGTATAGCAGCAGGTAATTATTTGGTTATCGATAGTTTAATATATCAATCTGACTGCATCATAGTTTGGTgccaatatataattttaaagaagtATCTTTTAGATAATCACGCTTTCTAACATATTAATTCATCacagttaaaattgatttagtcTTCCAAAACTAGACCTCATTATTGGATTATGAAAAGTAGATATTtatcaaagattaaaaaatattgctcAGTATTGTGATTATCTCAAATTATCtcctatatataaaatatttatcaattttattgataattaattttagtcaGAAAATTTGATTAAgattaattacattttagtAAGATTTTTTCTATCAACTACATTATTCTATCTACAAAATTCTAACATGagatcttatttaattattcaaacTCGATTCCATCCAAATTATCACAATGCTGGTATaagacaatttaaaataaaagtaggcATACTAACATAttaaaagttacattttttaGTTGTTCAAGTttgaggaatttttttttttagcccCTCATGTGTGTAGTAAAAAATTACCACATTGTTCatcaaaactataaaataaaaaaaaatcaatcaagagagactaaaaaaacattttttaaaagtaaattaaaatttaggaaaccaaaaacaaaaatgatacaAATTTGAGgagccaaaaatatatttaaacgtTGTTTATAAATCAAAATACTTAACTCTGTTGATTTGAGTGCAATGAGCTCAAATGTTTtgatattttagatttaattgtttttttaatttgtccctgtattttggattttgtgatattagtttttaatttttttaatcaattgattttattaaaatttaaaatgtaatgaaATTAGTTGTGCCATCAATATTTTTACGAGAAACTTTCAAttgttttatatcaaaatatttaggatttttatgatgaatttaggaaataaaataaatttaaaagtaaaaaatatagtgAACATTAAAGGTTTTATAGTACAAGATTGGAAATTGAAGAgagaaaattaatatgaaatagtTAGTATGTTTTAAACAGAAGAAAGTTTAACATAATTTAGttgattcaatttgaaaaaaaaattgagcgttttaagttgaaaaaaaattaatgtcagAACCAAATTTGCAAAACTAAAAAAGGTTTAATCGTGCATAGTCTTAGGGTTCATTCAGGGGCTgcgaattttaaatttttggttgtcaaatacaattttaaaaataaaatatgtttgacaaaaatagagtttaaaggactttttaactcattttcaaattttttaaatttattttcaaaatcaagaaaagagttttatgaatttaatttttagttttaaaaaagtaCATATCATTTTCGATTGTTACTATCATTACCATTATTGTCATTATCACTTCCACCATAATTGTTCCTGTCACTATCGTTATTATCATTGGTGTCATTGCTCTTaccatcaaataaaaatattcataacctAATTTTAATAggataaaaaactttaaaataagtttatttttaaactaaaaattgaagaaagaagccaaattttaaaactaacaaggagttgttgtttataaattttttgaaattcaactAAAAACTACCTCAAACAAAACCTAATTAACACatgtatttgttaattttactttatatttGAGTTAGGAGGGAGTAATTCCTAATGGCTCCTTATAATCAAGTACATACAACTCATTTGGCTCCtttatgtttgcatgcatgacTAGAAAATTATACCGATAGTACACTCATACAAGGCTCAAATaatcttttgattcttataaaacatgatttttttttaattttaatcctttaaagatttttgttttgattttagctttttaaagttttttttaggttttagtctctataattaAGTAACAAAGTTAAATGATGACAACCCATTGATTTGTCACATCATCAAACAGTTTAACAtcatagttatatatatatatatattaatctttcTTTATAaagatttatttgtttaaaccAATTGATGATGTCGCCAAACTATTTAACGAGAGATTTAAAAACATAGTTTACCAAAAAGAATAATGCATGAGTGTTTTATCGAACTTGTAGATTACTGCAACCTATTACATTGTTGTTACCCCGTTAGTTCATGTTGTTTCTTAACAccacaaactaaaataaaaaacaaattaaaggaataaaaaagacTATATTTTTTAGGAACGAAAAAGTTATTTAAGCCCACAAatgaataggaaaaaaatattttatttatattaaacatTAGGAACCAGAACTACCATAGTTGAGATACAACCCAAATCCACCCTACCTCTAATCAATGGTTACACAATATTTACACTAACATTCAACTTTAGCATTCTAATGAAGTCCACCTATACACGTCCTTATCTTTGTATTTACAAAAGTACTTATAAATTATTCACTGATAACTGATGTGCATAAGCATATTATGTAATTAAGACATATAGGAATAATCTTATTTCTCCTCTTTCATTGCTTCTTTTTGTGTAAATAATTGGAATTTTGCCATCATCTGAGTTCTTGTGTAGAAGATGCTTAAACTGCTAGATTTATATTGTTTTGgtggtgtttgttttgtagAAATACATACGAGGAATGAGAAGAGAAGTTGAGGCCTAATGATTTTTGCTTAGCGCATCAGGATCACTCAACGCATTGAAGCCGCTTAGTGGGAAGCCTTTGCTTAGCATGAGGAAACTTCTTGGAGAACTTGAACTCTCGTGAAGATTCGCTTAATGCGTGTTGTGCACTTAGTGCTTAGTTACTtactcgcgcttagcgtgaAATCGTGAAAATTCATACCAGAGTGGCTTTTAAGTGAGAAACAAGAAGGAAAAGAGGCATTTTGGAGGAGAACCAAAAGAAAAACCTAGAGCtcgaggaagaagaaagaagcacCCATTAGGCACCATTGCCTACCTCCATACCCATCTTCCTTCCATCCCTCCAtacatttttattcctttgtatAGTTAAGCCTCTCATgataatgagaggctaaactaCTCATTGTTGGGAGCTTTCCACGAAATTCTCTTGATGTAATGACTatcattatctatttaatgttatttccaatttcattgtattttttGTGCTTATTTGCATGTAtttggcttgatcacccatacATATGTCATGTTTAGGATTTAGGCAATGGAAAATATTTGTAATCCTTAGAACCGAAAATAACATCTAAATGCTTCATTGCTAGGGATAATAGAAGGTTGTTTAGCACGTGTATGCATCTCCATTAGTCACGCGGTTCCACTAATTTAGTTCTTGAGGGATTAAGAATGAAATTAGGAGAATTAAGCTCTTTCATATAAGGAATCACGATTAGAGTAAATTAATAGATTCAAATGATAActagaataatattaaatagagaaaaattaattataccgAATCAAGAGTAGTTTTGATAGGAAATTCTCAACATATTCAATTCTTGCGTTCACGATCTTTCGCCAATCccagtgtttatttttttcttacttgatCATAGTTTAGAATAGTATcgtttgtttaatttacaaaaataactcAAATTAGACTTATTAAATCTATTCATTAATTGTACAAAAATTGGATATACATCGTCTtgagtacaaacaaagtccttaCGGAATCAATACTTAATCTTAccgttttaaaatataatattattaaattagtaCACTTGTCAATGAGTTAACATTCACCAATAAAGTTCTTACATCAATAACGAGAATCAAACCCACACCTTTATggggtttaattttatttcttatcaacTGAATCAatctt includes these proteins:
- the LOC100795574 gene encoding probable purine permease 4 isoform X1, yielding MSPCIKINTSEIEFFDQLEAGGEALAHADLVSSMDNTTMQVHADQKGSSSTKKRYININMPLFVINYACLFVGSLSSSLLSKYYFTHNGSSRWVSTWVQTAGFPLLMIPICVPYLFKFTKRVPFTDFTPRMLILSISIGVMLGFNNLFFSWGNSYLPVSTSALLLSSQLLFNLLFSVIIVKQEITFSNVNCVILLTLSSILLALDSSHERPQGLTQKNYFIGFFCTIGAGLMFALYLPLMEKIYKKVNCYQMVMEMQVIMEAAATALAIVGMTWDGGFSEMKVESQMVFDKGSRVYWVTVMGNVVTWQLCFMGTAGMVFLTSSLTGGICMTFLLIMNVLGGVVVFRDAFGGIKVVSTFLCILGFCSYICGIYKYNQMGEHKLAPTRNKNSSDDSSTEMIHIVSR
- the LOC100795574 gene encoding probable purine permease 4 isoform X2 → MSPCIKINTSEIEFFDQLEAGGEALAHADLVSSMDNTTMQVHADQKGSSSTKKRWVSTWVQTAGFPLLMIPICVPYLFKFTKRVPFTDFTPRMLILSISIGVMLGFNNLFFSWGNSYLPVSTSALLLSSQLLFNLLFSVIIVKQEITFSNVNCVILLTLSSILLALDSSHERPQGLTQKNYFIGFFCTIGAGLMFALYLPLMEKIYKKVNCYQMVMEMQVIMEAAATALAIVGMTWDGGFSEMKVESQMVFDKGSRVYWVTVMGNVVTWQLCFMGTAGMVFLTSSLTGGICMTFLLIMNVLGGVVVFRDAFGGIKVVSTFLCILGFCSYICGIYKYNQMGEHKLAPTRNKNSSDDSSTEMIHIVSR